A genomic segment from Asterias amurensis chromosome 6, ASM3211899v1 encodes:
- the LOC139938870 gene encoding transmembrane protein 134-like isoform X2 — MSENWEPLIEESQENYSTQARKESEYNAPASGKMWWWQHPEIRQNWRAVLGSVVMLVVGILLIAAGIVFEATKHEHIASAIFIIIGFLFFVPGLYHTGYIYFAAKGIRGFEMNHLSIFSMSR; from the exons ATGTCGGAAAATTGGGAG CCGCTGATTGAAGAGTCACAGGAGAATTACAGCACCCAGGCCAGGAAAGAATCCGAGTACAATGCTCCCGCCTCGGGAAAAATGTG GTGGTGGCAGCATCCGGAGATCAGGCAGAATTGGAGAGCTGTGCTGGGATCAGTTGTTATGCTTGTTGTGGGCATTT TGTTAATAGCTGCTGGAATTGTGTTTGAAGCAACAAAACATG AACATATTGCCAGTGCAATTTTTATCATCATCGGCTTCCTGTTCTTTGTGCCAGGAT TGTACCACACCGGTTACATCTACTTTGCAGCCAAAGGCATACGAGGATTTGAGATGAATCACTTGTCAATCTTCAGTATGTCAAGATGA
- the LOC139938870 gene encoding transmembrane protein 134-like isoform X1 codes for MSYQDGVAEEVIDMDSLASASCGTYKPLIEESQENYSTQARKESEYNAPASGKMWWWQHPEIRQNWRAVLGSVVMLVVGILLIAAGIVFEATKHEHIASAIFIIIGFLFFVPGLYHTGYIYFAAKGIRGFEMNHLSIFSMSR; via the exons ATGTCTTACCAGGATGGAGTGGCTGAGGAAGTGATTGATATGGATAGTTTGGCATCGGCTTCTTGCGGAACATATAAG CCGCTGATTGAAGAGTCACAGGAGAATTACAGCACCCAGGCCAGGAAAGAATCCGAGTACAATGCTCCCGCCTCGGGAAAAATGTG GTGGTGGCAGCATCCGGAGATCAGGCAGAATTGGAGAGCTGTGCTGGGATCAGTTGTTATGCTTGTTGTGGGCATTT TGTTAATAGCTGCTGGAATTGTGTTTGAAGCAACAAAACATG AACATATTGCCAGTGCAATTTTTATCATCATCGGCTTCCTGTTCTTTGTGCCAGGAT TGTACCACACCGGTTACATCTACTTTGCAGCCAAAGGCATACGAGGATTTGAGATGAATCACTTGTCAATCTTCAGTATGTCAAGATGA